A stretch of Actinomycetota bacterium DNA encodes these proteins:
- a CDS encoding flavin reductase family protein, protein MANNRSRGPTGQAAAATSPLGGPGGPGGPGGVRAPFDQARYRSVLGHYATGVTVVAAVEGGQPIGLSVNSFTSVSLDPPLVSFCAAKGSSSWPRIRAAGSFSVNVLAEDQEVLSRVFATRGADKFAGVRWRPAPSGAPLIEGTLAWVEATVEAEYEAGDHVLVVGRVSDLDVAGEGRPLIYYRGGYGRFEP, encoded by the coding sequence GTGGCGAACAACCGGAGCAGGGGACCGACGGGCCAGGCGGCGGCCGCCACGTCCCCGCTCGGCGGCCCGGGTGGCCCGGGTGGGCCGGGTGGGGTGCGGGCGCCGTTCGACCAGGCCCGTTACCGGTCGGTGCTGGGCCACTACGCCACCGGGGTGACGGTGGTGGCGGCGGTCGAGGGCGGCCAGCCCATCGGGTTGTCGGTGAACTCGTTCACGTCGGTGTCCCTCGACCCGCCGCTGGTCTCGTTCTGCGCGGCCAAGGGTTCGTCGAGCTGGCCCCGGATCCGGGCCGCGGGCTCGTTCTCGGTAAACGTGCTGGCCGAGGACCAGGAGGTGCTGAGCCGGGTCTTCGCCACCCGAGGCGCGGACAAGTTCGCCGGGGTGCGGTGGCGGCCCGCGCCCTCGGGTGCCCCCCTCATCGAGGGGACGCTGGCCTGGGTGGAGGCTACGGTCGAGGCCGAGTACGAAGCCGGTGACCACGTGCTCGTGGTCGGCCGGGTCAGCGACCTGGACGTGGCCGGCGAAGGCCGTCCGCTCATCTACTACCGGGGGGGATATGGCCGGTTCGAGCCCTGA
- a CDS encoding class I SAM-dependent methyltransferase: MPAGAVHPAARGFDSSADAYERGRPTYPRAAADELVARLGLAPGCSVVDVAAGTGKLTRSLVGRGLRVVAVEPSGPMRDQLRAWAGSEVEVLHGVAEALPVPSGSVDALVAGQAFHWFDGQRALAEAHRVLRPGGGLGLLWNVRDRSVGWVDRLAEMTEPYRVGVPTYRDGRWRAAFEHTALFTPIEHLRFPHEHEVDAATLVDRMASISWIANLPHGEREDLLARVRDLVAGLGDRFPVPYYTDLWWCRSLPDVPASRAG; encoded by the coding sequence GTGCCAGCCGGCGCCGTCCACCCTGCGGCCCGGGGGTTCGACTCCAGCGCCGACGCCTACGAACGGGGCCGGCCCACCTACCCCCGGGCCGCGGCCGACGAACTGGTGGCCCGCCTGGGCCTGGCGCCGGGGTGCTCGGTCGTCGACGTGGCCGCGGGCACGGGCAAGCTGACCCGTTCGCTGGTGGGCCGGGGCCTGCGGGTGGTGGCCGTCGAGCCGTCGGGCCCCATGCGCGACCAGCTCAGGGCCTGGGCCGGGAGCGAGGTCGAAGTGCTCCACGGGGTGGCCGAGGCCCTGCCCGTGCCCAGCGGCTCGGTCGACGCCCTCGTGGCCGGCCAGGCCTTCCACTGGTTCGACGGCCAACGGGCCCTGGCCGAGGCCCATCGCGTGCTGCGCCCCGGCGGCGGGCTGGGCCTGCTGTGGAACGTGCGCGACCGGTCGGTGGGGTGGGTCGACCGGCTGGCGGAGATGACCGAGCCATACCGGGTGGGGGTGCCCACCTACCGCGACGGGCGGTGGCGGGCGGCCTTCGAGCACACGGCCCTGTTCACCCCCATCGAGCACCTCCGGTTCCCCCACGAGCACGAGGTCGACGCCGCCACCTTGGTCGATCGCATGGCCTCCATCAGCTGGATCGCCAACCTGCCCCACGGGGAACGGGAGGACCTGCTGGCCCGCGTCCGGGACTTGGTGGCGGGCCTAGGTGACCGGTTCCCGGTCCCCTACTACACCGACCTCTGGTGGTGCCGGTCCCTCCCCGACGTTCCGGCTTCTAGGGCCGGGTGA
- a CDS encoding type II toxin-antitoxin system VapC family toxin, translating to MALVYFDASALVKLVVEEEGSALAAALWDGCDAALSSRLAYVEVRAALAAARRSGSLDARGLEDAEGSWAGYWEAVRPVELTEAVQRRAGDLAFTHSLRGADALHLASALAVGAAELVVAVWDRRLHAGALAAGLAVAPATVAGGGR from the coding sequence GTGGCGCTCGTCTACTTCGACGCCAGCGCCCTCGTGAAGCTGGTCGTGGAGGAGGAGGGGAGCGCGCTGGCCGCCGCACTCTGGGACGGCTGCGACGCCGCCCTGTCGAGCCGGCTGGCGTACGTCGAGGTGCGGGCCGCGCTGGCCGCCGCCCGGCGATCGGGGAGCCTCGACGCTCGGGGCCTCGAGGACGCCGAGGGGTCGTGGGCGGGCTACTGGGAGGCCGTCCGGCCCGTGGAGCTGACCGAGGCCGTCCAGCGCCGCGCCGGGGACCTCGCGTTCACCCACTCCCTCAGGGGTGCCGATGCGCTCCATCTGGCCAGTGCGCTGGCCGTCGGGGCCGCCGAGCTCGTCGTGGCCGTGTGGGACCGGCGCCTCCACGCCGGCGCTCTGGCCGCCGGACTGGCCGTGGCCCCGGCCACCGTGGCCGGGGGCGGTCGGTAA
- a CDS encoding DUF4395 domain-containing protein, whose protein sequence is MAASPPPRPIDPRGPRFNQAVLTVALLAGFLADFRAVVPLFAAVLFLGAAFGPQYGPFLRLYSSVVRPRLSPPAHMEDPRPPRFAAAVGVLFLVAASVAFLAGAPGAGWALALVVAALAGLAAATGLCVGCEIWLLFARRRKIQLAG, encoded by the coding sequence ATGGCAGCCAGCCCGCCTCCCCGGCCGATCGACCCGCGCGGCCCGCGGTTCAACCAGGCCGTGCTAACCGTCGCACTGCTGGCCGGCTTCCTGGCCGACTTCCGGGCCGTCGTCCCCCTGTTCGCTGCGGTGCTGTTCCTGGGGGCCGCCTTCGGCCCGCAGTACGGGCCGTTCCTGCGGCTGTACTCCAGCGTGGTCCGGCCCCGCCTGAGCCCGCCCGCGCACATGGAGGACCCCCGCCCGCCCCGCTTCGCGGCGGCCGTGGGCGTGCTGTTCCTGGTGGCTGCGTCGGTGGCCTTCCTGGCCGGAGCACCAGGTGCGGGTTGGGCGCTGGCCCTGGTGGTGGCCGCCCTGGCCGGCCTGGCCGCGGCCACCGGCCTGTGCGTGGGCTGCGAGATCTGGCTCCTGTTCGCCCGGCGCCGCAAGATCCAGTTGGCGGGCTGA
- a CDS encoding DUF5658 family protein: MRVAELQIWEAPREMWLRSMLVVAILVLNIGDIVSTEMSMARGGIEINPLSGWLIENGVLTHTKMSVVAFIAVAAAAAAGHRKVSNLLWMVAGFYFVVVGANTVQLLLYG; the protein is encoded by the coding sequence GTGCGAGTGGCAGAGCTGCAGATCTGGGAAGCCCCACGCGAGATGTGGCTTCGCTCGATGTTAGTGGTGGCCATCCTCGTACTCAACATCGGCGACATCGTGTCCACCGAGATGTCGATGGCCCGGGGTGGCATCGAGATCAACCCCCTGTCCGGCTGGCTGATCGAGAACGGGGTGCTGACCCACACCAAGATGTCGGTCGTGGCCTTCATCGCCGTGGCCGCCGCGGCTGCCGCCGGCCACCGCAAGGTGTCCAACCTCCTGTGGATGGTGGCCGGCTTCTACTTCGTGGTCGTGGGCGCCAACACCGTCCAGCTCCTGCTGTACGGGTAG
- a CDS encoding RDD family protein → MDDTGRRRATPPRGAPRPGPAPRRRPAASPGAGPGPGGDDQDRGAASLLAAAARRMAAENADAPVAGSSPASSWRPRATPPPPAAGPKAPPVARPGPELDRSRPPAATAAPAPEAAPGTGDVAAQWAGVAAAAHRQATERAAWPPPVASDRQGGPPPAGAYYPPPAAATGTTAYPPPPPPPTPSPAPSPTWSSVTYGPWWKRAVAALIDWAVLSVPSGILLTLAGGTATVDPVTDEIVVTNPGLLMAVWAVLIAGSFAYYIVMEGSRGATVGKMAMGLRLQDADTGAPIGYGLAFARRLVAGVLWAMLFLPGVLNLLSPLWDRRRQTWHDKSVNAVVVEVSAGSPSSGPAMAAGPATPMGARPAQW, encoded by the coding sequence ATGGACGACACCGGGCGCAGGCGCGCCACACCCCCCCGAGGAGCCCCCAGGCCCGGGCCCGCTCCTCGCCGGCGGCCCGCAGCTTCACCCGGGGCGGGACCAGGCCCGGGCGGGGACGACCAGGACCGGGGCGCAGCCTCATTGCTGGCGGCGGCTGCCCGCCGCATGGCCGCCGAGAACGCCGACGCCCCGGTTGCCGGCTCGTCACCGGCCTCGAGTTGGCGACCCCGCGCTACCCCGCCGCCGCCCGCGGCCGGCCCGAAGGCCCCGCCGGTCGCCCGCCCTGGCCCCGAACTCGACCGGTCCCGCCCGCCTGCGGCTACGGCGGCCCCGGCCCCCGAGGCCGCTCCGGGCACCGGTGACGTTGCCGCCCAGTGGGCCGGCGTGGCTGCCGCGGCCCACCGCCAGGCGACCGAGCGGGCCGCTTGGCCGCCGCCCGTGGCGTCTGACCGCCAAGGCGGCCCACCTCCGGCGGGCGCGTACTACCCGCCCCCGGCCGCGGCCACCGGCACCACGGCCTACCCGCCACCACCGCCCCCGCCGACGCCCTCGCCGGCGCCCTCGCCGACGTGGTCGTCGGTGACCTACGGCCCTTGGTGGAAGCGGGCCGTCGCGGCTCTCATCGACTGGGCGGTGCTCAGCGTCCCCTCTGGCATCCTGCTCACGCTGGCCGGCGGCACGGCGACCGTCGACCCCGTCACCGACGAGATCGTCGTCACCAACCCCGGGCTGCTGATGGCCGTCTGGGCGGTGCTCATCGCCGGCTCGTTCGCCTACTACATCGTCATGGAGGGCAGCCGGGGGGCGACCGTCGGCAAGATGGCCATGGGCCTGCGGCTCCAGGACGCCGACACCGGCGCCCCCATCGGCTACGGGCTGGCCTTCGCCCGCCGGCTGGTCGCGGGCGTGCTGTGGGCGATGCTCTTCCTCCCCGGTGTGCTCAACCTGCTCTCGCCCTTGTGGGACAGGCGCCGCCAGACGTGGCACGACAAGTCGGTCAACGCCGTCGTGGTCGAGGTCTCGGCCGGGTCCCCGTCGAGCGGGCCCGCCATGGCTGCGGGGCCGGCCACCCCGATGGGCGCCAGGCCGGCCCAGTGGTGA
- a CDS encoding type II toxin-antitoxin system prevent-host-death family antitoxin, whose product MDVAVTELRAHLSEWIERARGGEEVVITERGSPVARLVGVGAGTVLDRLAAEGVIAPPGRPDRPRASGRPRPRSAGSLSEAVSEQRH is encoded by the coding sequence GTGGACGTGGCTGTCACCGAGTTGCGGGCTCACTTGAGCGAGTGGATCGAGAGGGCGCGTGGGGGCGAGGAGGTGGTGATCACCGAGCGGGGGTCGCCGGTGGCCCGGCTGGTGGGCGTGGGCGCCGGCACCGTCCTCGATCGGTTGGCGGCCGAAGGGGTGATCGCCCCGCCAGGCCGTCCTGATCGGCCGCGGGCGTCGGGCCGGCCCCGGCCCCGGTCGGCCGGGTCGCTGTCCGAGGCGGTGAGCGAGCAGCGCCACTGA
- a CDS encoding methyltransferase domain-containing protein has translation MWTGWGEKRQHCGGFFLIELGLRNDVYRRPLSTALDRLGLREGWRCVDVGAGGGDVSVALAEVVGRDGRVYAVDRDPAARDAAAEAAAAHSQVVAITQAAEELLLPEQVDLAFCRFLLMHVVEPVVALARMGQAVRPGGWVVAQEPVTSAGRVGGRPLSMPGARHPDVGALLPALAAEAGLVVVDAWAESQAGAGAGPVRDYLAELTGADPGDDPVVLPPLVTVVARRPA, from the coding sequence TTGTGGACGGGGTGGGGCGAGAAGCGCCAGCACTGTGGAGGATTTTTTCTGATCGAGCTAGGGCTCCGCAACGATGTCTACCGCCGGCCGCTGTCGACCGCCCTCGACCGCCTGGGCCTACGCGAGGGCTGGCGGTGCGTCGACGTGGGGGCGGGCGGAGGGGACGTGAGCGTGGCCCTGGCCGAGGTCGTGGGGCGCGACGGGCGGGTCTATGCCGTCGACCGCGACCCCGCGGCCCGCGACGCGGCGGCTGAGGCGGCGGCCGCCCACAGCCAGGTGGTGGCCATCACCCAGGCCGCCGAGGAGCTCCTGCTGCCCGAACAGGTCGACCTGGCCTTCTGCCGGTTCCTGCTCATGCACGTGGTCGAACCGGTCGTGGCCCTGGCCCGGATGGGCCAGGCCGTGCGGCCCGGGGGCTGGGTGGTGGCCCAGGAACCGGTCACCTCGGCGGGCCGGGTGGGGGGTCGCCCCCTGTCGATGCCCGGTGCCCGCCATCCCGACGTGGGTGCCCTGCTGCCCGCCCTGGCCGCCGAAGCCGGCCTGGTGGTGGTCGACGCCTGGGCCGAGTCCCAGGCCGGGGCCGGGGCCGGGCCGGTGCGTGACTACCTGGCCGAGCTGACCGGGGCCGACCCGGGCGACGACCCCGTCGTCCTCCCGCCCCTGGTGACCGTGGTCGCCCGCCGCCCGGCCTGA
- a CDS encoding thioredoxin family protein has protein sequence MATRLAIVIALLALFAVAPVMWRARQRALQAGPSAHPPLPSALLAGAERTWVLFTTPYCALCGPVEQRLRAADPGARLVTVDATRQADLAGAMSVRSAPTALLADRHGRVQARLVGADAVDRWMADPDAFVPLG, from the coding sequence GTGGCCACCCGCCTCGCGATCGTGATCGCCCTCCTGGCCCTGTTCGCCGTGGCCCCCGTCATGTGGCGGGCCCGCCAGCGCGCCCTACAGGCCGGCCCCTCCGCTCACCCTCCCCTGCCGTCCGCCCTGCTGGCCGGGGCCGAGCGCACGTGGGTCCTGTTCACCACGCCCTACTGCGCCCTGTGCGGGCCGGTCGAGCAGCGCCTGCGGGCTGCCGACCCCGGCGCCCGGCTGGTGACGGTCGACGCCACCCGCCAGGCCGACCTGGCCGGGGCCATGTCGGTGCGCAGCGCCCCTACCGCCCTGCTGGCCGACCGCCACGGCCGGGTGCAGGCCCGGCTCGTCGGAGCCGACGCCGTCGACCGCTGGATGGCCGACCCCGACGCCTTCGTCCCGCTCGGTTAG
- the rfbC gene encoding dTDP-4-dehydrorhamnose 3,5-epimerase: MAGSSPEVSPSPVIAGVTVVRPLSHADDRGRFTETYRRSWFPEGREMVQGNCSDKTAGSLVGVHYHLHQADYWYVTRGTARVVLHDLREGSPTEGATLAFDMSRGGTDDIGVYIPPGVGHGFAALTDLTLTYLVDGYYDPDDELGVRWDDPALGAHWGVTDPVISRRDELNPLRADIAPDRRPAF, from the coding sequence ATGGCCGGTTCGAGCCCTGAGGTGTCGCCGTCGCCGGTGATCGCCGGTGTGACGGTGGTGCGGCCCCTCAGCCACGCCGACGACCGGGGCCGGTTCACCGAGACGTACCGGCGGTCGTGGTTCCCCGAGGGCCGCGAGATGGTGCAGGGCAACTGTTCGGACAAGACGGCCGGCAGCTTGGTCGGGGTCCACTACCACCTGCACCAGGCCGACTACTGGTATGTCACCCGGGGCACGGCTCGGGTGGTGCTCCACGACCTGCGGGAAGGGTCGCCGACCGAGGGCGCCACCCTGGCCTTCGACATGAGCCGGGGCGGGACTGACGACATCGGGGTCTACATCCCCCCCGGCGTGGGCCACGGCTTCGCGGCCCTGACCGACCTCACCCTGACCTACCTGGTCGACGGGTACTACGACCCCGACGACGAGCTGGGCGTGCGCTGGGACGACCCCGCTCTGGGCGCCCACTGGGGCGTGACCGACCCGGTCATCTCCCGCCGCGACGAGCTCAACCCCCTCCGAGCCGACATCGCCCCAGACCGCCGCCCGGCGTTCTAA
- the rsgA gene encoding ribosome small subunit-dependent GTPase A: MNDPVLSRLGWDSRLSRLFAPHERAGLVPGRVVQSSRERVRVATASGERAAFAGAALVNERGRPAPGDWVALDGERVAAVLERTSALVRRDPGRPVAQVLAANVDLVLVVAALDPAVNLRRLERTLAVAWDSGAVAAVVLTKPDRCPDLAEQVALVRSAAPGADVFVVNGLTGEGTAAVAAALSGDATGGGVAVRTAVLVGPSGAGKSTLTNWLAGSEVAATGDVRDGDRKGRHTTSDRHMLVLDNGGVIIDTPGLRALAVWEVDQGVAAAFADIDELAAGCRFRDCRHAAEPGCAVVGQVDEDRLRNWRHLSAGVDPAEARRRARILGKSYRRHFKN; the protein is encoded by the coding sequence TTGAACGATCCCGTCCTGTCCCGCCTCGGCTGGGACAGCCGTCTCTCTCGCTTGTTCGCCCCCCACGAGCGGGCCGGCCTCGTGCCCGGCCGGGTCGTCCAGTCCAGCCGCGAACGGGTCCGGGTGGCCACCGCGTCGGGGGAACGGGCCGCCTTCGCAGGCGCCGCCCTGGTCAACGAACGGGGCCGGCCCGCGCCCGGCGACTGGGTGGCCCTCGACGGCGAACGGGTCGCCGCCGTGCTGGAGCGCACCTCGGCCCTGGTGCGGCGCGACCCCGGGCGCCCGGTGGCTCAGGTGTTGGCGGCCAACGTCGACCTCGTCCTGGTCGTGGCCGCCCTCGACCCAGCCGTGAACCTGCGCCGCCTGGAACGCACGCTGGCGGTGGCCTGGGACAGCGGCGCCGTGGCCGCGGTGGTGCTGACCAAGCCCGACCGATGCCCCGACCTGGCCGAGCAGGTGGCGCTCGTGCGCTCGGCCGCCCCCGGTGCCGACGTCTTCGTCGTGAACGGCCTCACCGGTGAGGGGACGGCGGCCGTGGCCGCGGCCCTGTCCGGGGACGCGACCGGAGGCGGGGTGGCCGTGCGTACGGCCGTTCTCGTGGGCCCGTCAGGGGCGGGCAAGTCCACCCTCACCAACTGGCTGGCGGGCTCGGAGGTGGCCGCCACCGGGGATGTCCGCGACGGCGACCGCAAGGGGCGGCACACCACCTCGGACCGCCACATGCTGGTCCTCGACAACGGAGGGGTGATCATCGACACCCCGGGCCTGCGGGCCTTGGCCGTGTGGGAGGTCGACCAGGGCGTGGCTGCCGCCTTCGCCGACATCGACGAGCTGGCCGCCGGCTGCCGGTTCCGCGACTGCCGCCACGCCGCCGAACCGGGCTGCGCCGTCGTCGGGCAGGTCGACGAGGACCGCCTGCGCAACTGGCGTCACCTGTCGGCGGGCGTCGACCCGGCCGAGGCCCGGCGCCGAGCCCGCATCCTCGGCAAGTCCTACCGCCGCCACTTCAAGAACTGA